The window CAGAAACAGAAGTTGCCCTAGAAACACTTAAACATGCCTTGTCGACATTCTCCTCTGAAGGATCAACATGTTTCATTAGTGGTTCACTGCTATTAATATTGGAGCAAGATTCAGCCTTTTCTTCAAATATTTGCCTGGTATCCTCATGTTGCCTGCTTACaaggaaaaaaaacatataagaaTGTATCTGCGTAAATTACATTACTATATTGATTAGTGAAATTAACAGATACAGCAATAAGTAAAACAGAATAGTTGAGCAAAATGTACAAAAATGCATCATTCAACAAGATAGTCTGCAAGTCCGAATCTAAGATAAAGTAAACAATAGAGATTCCTTATATCTTGATAAATTTCTTACAACTTTTCATGTCATAAGATAATATCTCTGGAATAATATGAAATACGGGGGCTTCAAAATGTAAGggaaataatatatgaaactgAATCATCCTGGTCACCGACCTGCATCTACTCTAGAAAGGGTCAAGAGCTGTTATTCGAAACTGAACAACCGCTGGATATCAATATTATATACTGCATTTCGTTCTCACTTCCAGAAAACTGATACCTATACTTCCCATAGAAGCGAATACCTTAGCTCTTCTATTTTAGGAAATATAAAATCCACTCTCAAACTACCTTTGAAGCTGCGTCTGTAACATATTCACATATCCCAATAGCTCTTGCTTCTCATTGACAGCAGCTTCATCTTTCTGAGTAGCCTCCTTCATCCTAGCTTCAGCATCTGCAATAGTAACTCTGACCTTCTCCTCAGCTCGAACAACCGCTCCTTCTAGTATCACTACTCGATCTCTAGCTTTTGCAAGTTCAGACCGCCATAAATGTGCCTCCTGATTGGCTGAGTCTCTCTGCTTTACTAGTTGATCTTTCTCTTTAGTTAGGACCATAACCTTTTCATCGGACTCCCTGAGCTACAGTCTCAGTGGCAGaataaacaatatcaaaaaatataataaccttAGAAAAGATAGTTAAATCACAGAGAAATATTCAAGGGAGAAAAATAACTAGTACCTTTGACAGAGTTGACTTCAACTGCTTTCCTAAATCTTCTTTCACGCGCTCAACTTCTGCGAGTGCAATTCTCCTTTGATGATCCATGGTATGAGCTGCAGATGCTGCAGCCTCAGCAGCTACTGCAGTTTCAGATAGTTTCTCTGCCAACTCTTTTACTATTGAATCTCTAGCACGAAGGTCTCTTGCCAATTTTTGCAGCTCTTCATCCTTCACTCTCAGTGTCTCCTGCAGAAGTAATTGTATGTAGATGGATTACTGTCACTGTGCAAGTTAATGAATGTTTATTTTTGTAGAAAGTACAAACAGAAAGTTATGAATAATTAcgcagttgaattagaaaaaaaacaattacatactTGGAGGACTGAAAATGACCTAACAGTTGAGCTTAAAGACAGTGTAATTCAATCAATAAACTAATTTCAGTAGAGGGGGAAAAAAGGCCATATGTAACGATTCCAAGACCCTATAAGCCTATAACTGAAAGTACATGCATTAGAATTTAAAATCTAACTAGTAGCTCAACtttgtgtaattttttaatattatacgaGAATCTTACTGCTTATTAGTCACGTAGCTTTGTAAGCCGTAGATACCTAATTTCTCATTACTAAAGTTCTGGGCCTCCTCAAAATATTACGATGATAAAGGGAAAAAGTTATACTGTCAAACTGTTTTGTAGATGTATACGTCTTGCATCAAACAGTTTGGCAAGCAGTTGTATCTTTACCTTTAGGAAATAATCAATATGTACAACTATTCCCACCTAAATGATGACTAGATCAAATCCCAATATATACACATCGAAATAGGTCTTCTCAACTTCATTCTAGTGACACGGACTCGCTAAATTCTAATATCCACAGAAAAAATGTACTTATATATGAACTAGTACTCAACTAATGATATGGTGAATTCAGGACAAATGAAGAATCTTAACGAAAATCTGTTATTATTAAGCACATACAAAACCAGACCTTCATAATTGTGAGATCATCCATAGGACTGTCAGGTGCTTTATTCATCACAGCTCCAAGAGCAGTCCTCATTGTGATCTTCATAGCAGCTTCAATTTCCTTTGAACTTTCCAGTGCAGTTGAATTAGCAGCAGCAACAACAGTAGCAACCATTCCGAGTTTAGTGGATCCATTTCCACTTAAGGAATTGACAGCTTCTTTATGGGCTTTTAAAACCAACTGGGTTGCTCTAGTGTATGCAAAAGCAATAATCAGAGAGAGTATCAAACATTCAAACATAACACATTATTCGATGATTACAAGAGCAAAAAATAAAGAGTAATACATGCTAACGAACAAAGTTCATTATACATCACATATTCActataaaaaatgtaagcacACATGTGTGCCCAATGAAGTTCGAACGTGCAAGTCATGTTTTCTGTATCTTTTAAATGCCTCAAGACCTGCAGCAGTTATACGACAACAACTGTACCCTTGACAACAAACTTTTAGATTTTGAGGCTCTTACATCTATTTATGGACATATGAGACATTACATGGAGCACACATgcacacaaacacatacatgTACAGTCGTACTCGTACACAGAGACAACACAGGTCACcgcaaaaatacataaatataattaagaaaaggaatataCCATACTAACTGCGACATTCTCTCATTCAAAAGGAAACATTtagattaaaaattgaaaataagaattgtggGAACTTTAAAAAGGCTATTTGActgataagaaaataattacCGAAGTAATATGTACATGATAGTAGAGTATACAAGGAAacataaaaatcaataaaatttgttttagtgCATATTAACGAAGACGATTTTTGTATATTCGTCACCTGAAATCCAACACTTTACGGTAGATGTAAGATAATTGAGAGTAATGCAcaggaaaaaaacaaaaaatcatcacCAAGGTAAATTGAAGTATTTATCCATATCTACATGAGTAAATATTAGCCGTCTGTATACTCACTGTAAAGTAGACACCCAAGCTCTTGCTGCACCAGGAGTTTCTGCACTGAGGAAATAATCTTTCTTTTGTGGTGTCCCAATATCTAAGCAGTTAGTGTAAAGGATCAACTGAATAATCACAGACTAACATGTACAACGAAATGACAAGATTTATGTAGAGAATACAGATTCAAGCtataatttatttgtcttgTTACAATCTGCCAAGAACAGCAGGTGCAAAATTGAGTACTGAAAAATGGATACATATACAACAGCCGTCATACTTGGGTAAACCACTGGGTAATAAGAAACAGATCAGATTAATACAAAACCTCAATGTTAGATGCTCAAAAAGTTGTGCCAAATTACTAAACTACAGTCTTACTGGAAGTTTACGGGTGATATTGATATTGTGCTATTCGCATCAAAGTTTATGGTTCCCTTAACAGTTGGATCATTTCTCCTCACCCTGGAAggatttacaaaataaatatcacATTTCGGGGTAAAATTTAACAAACCAATCTAAATAATGCAAGACCTCTTACTTGTATTCCATCTTCCCAGTTGTTGGGTCCAGGATCACCCACCTTTCATTCCATTTTCGTAGCTATATACATGAATTCAAAAATTAGGCTGTAAAACTGATAAAATCTCAAATAATTTAAGACCAGTATTGAAGCTCTAAGCACATGAATTACACAGGTTATATATTCTCAAAGACTTCTAACTTCGTCAATCAGAATCCATCTTTAAATGGTGTAGTAATATACTAAATCTAAGACCTTAGATGTTTTACAGGGTTGCTTCCTGGTAAAACTAATGTCTACAATATATCCCTAGTGGTCTGTAAGCTACTCTTATTCTAGTCATTCATGCATGCATGAATTAATGAGTTTTTTATTGAACTGGTACTAGTTTACATACACAAAATTCGAGAGATATGATCGCGTTGCCAGATTTCCCTCATATTGGTGTTTTAGATTATGTAGTAGCAGCATTATTAGCAAAAGAACAATGTTCAACCATATTCACTATTAAAGGGAACATGATACATCCAGATTCCAGATACACAAGGTAGCCAGGACGGTTACCCTATCCTATATAAACCAAGATCCTCAAGATCCTCTCCAATTGTATATCACAGATAATTAGTGAATCacataattacaaaatattaacatgCCCAAACCCCAGCTACAATATCCTCCAAAAAAGGTTCAAGAAACCACATTAGATAGAACCTCCAAGCCTCATCACCAAGTATACAGAACAAAGATGAACATAAATCCTTCTTTTTCAACCAGTTTAAGGCAAATTGATCTTAAGCAGTTAAGACTAATGCACATATACAAAGAGTGTTCCAACTTTCACTTACCCGTGCAATTAATTACATAGACATGATCCGGAAACAATAActaaaatatcacaaatattTCATGGAAATAACAAGTGTATGGTGTAAACATATTCAGGGTGAGTAGTTATCAAACACATGGTACTACCAATTCCATTGCAACTCGTTAGTACATTAACTAACACTGCCAAAAACAAGCACATCAATCAACTACATGTGATCAATATCGAATTCATACATCTAATAAAAAAACCGATACTAAACCCTCTTTCAGCTAGGGCTTACACCAACAGTCCACAGGAAAAGCTTCAAGACCCGAATTCGATTaattatcggtttttctatcaCCCCCTTGTATTTATTTCTCGAAACAGATAAGAAATCAAATAAATCAAGAGGAAAAACATGAAACTAAAAAGCTGAATTGAATGAGCAAAGAGTAAAAGTTACCGTCTCAGATCGTTTAAGAAGAGGACCCTGTAAAAGATTTTTACCGGACCCAGATGCCAATTGCTTTTTGATCTTGTCCAAGCTCACTTGTGTATCTCCTTCACTCTGCAAATTcataatcaaatatttcaattaAGCTTAcagattaataaaataaataatattaacaatAATACTGTGATCAATTGAAAGAATCTAGTAGTCTTGACATAAGTGTGTGTGCGCTCGCGCGCGTGTGGATAGTGTAACTATACTCACGAGATGAGTTCCGTTTGTTGCCATGGACGATGATCACCGAAGCTGTGTCGGAATACGATGTTTGGTGCGAGGTGACTTTTATTGTTTCTTAATTTGGGACGTTATAACACTCTGTGTTCGTATATGTTAGCTACTTGGATTGCTATATTCCCTTGTTTGTCAATTATATTGGGCCTGACCCAGATAGATACTGAAAGGCCTGATACCCTCCTTGCCTCATTCAAGGCCGGCCCAAGTAACAGGTACAGCTAAAACCGGCTAATCTTACATTAATTTATTTCCGGAAAagtacataaaattataaaacatttatattcttttaatataataaaagcttattttaaaatagaagtTGCCAAACTGGACAGTATCTGAGTATCCTGTAATGacaacaaaaactaaaaaatttaaaaattattgggaCGGTTTAATTTAAgttatttgttatttaaaaaaagtgatttataaatgataagtaaattatgatttataaaatattaaagtatTTGAATAATATGTCTGgtaaattatttaaatgtttatattaatttacatTTAAGTTACTTGaatgtttatgatttaaatttacaaattaataatatttttagttagaaTTTTGTAATACAAAGAGCAAGTCAAGCAGCCGAAGACACGGGATAATCCCTTTcatgaaattgaaaaaaattaggtGCAACAAAATTGGAGTAAAGTTTCAATTTTCAGTGCCAAACATTTGACTTTAACGAGTCAACTTAATTTATGTTCAACATTCCAAATATATGAATGTTTAGGGTCTTGGCATATTTCCAAAAGCTTCGTCGAAATTAGAGTTCGGTACAAGATTAATACAaactcaaataaaatttgaattatcaaatctaatttttaacttcttattaatattaatttatagatgttAAGAACATCTCTATTGATAAAAATGATTAGTTAAATTACGTATGtaaaatttatcacatatatataatattatatttcaaagaTACAGGTTATTAGATggtctatattttaaatatattatttatttattttttttaaaataagtcaattatttttttgaccTGTTTTTCAATAATGAGACAattatacatttaaaaaattcacacacacacatatatattctaGAAATAaggatttgtttttataaatagGCAAATCTAAACATTTTAccagatttttaatatttaattttttaatataaatatgaaattttcttttcaaataaactcttattttCTTGTCAAATAACCAATCAAACACataataatttaacaaattcCAGATAAGTTCAGAATTAATGCACACAAGGcttgtatttgattttttaagtTCATCTCCCACTTCTTCCCATTCCCACTGTCGCTTTCTCTCCTTTTTAAATATGGAGGTATTTTcatgaaataataatttgaaaggGAGcagattaaaaattaagaagaaAGATGCACATATGTAATTATGTATCCTCATGCCTCATGGGTAGTTGTGTGCAGTGTCTTCTTCACACTGGTTATGAACCAACGTTGAGAGAATTTTGGACCAATATTATTGGTACACAGAAATACATTATACATGCTCCTAAAATCTACACATTCCAATAGAATGCAGTGGCAGACATATGTTCCTCCTTTCCATAGCTTAGCACTTACGGTACCCTCCAGCTTCCATTCtttgtattttcttttgtttagcACCGACCTTAGGGAACTCAGGTTTTCAGGTTTTTCAAATTTAGACATGTTTGgaaaaaactatttttcagCATTTCAATAAGTCAGTTACAAATTTTACTACAAAATCTCAGCAAGATGAACAAGAGTTGCCTAGCGATTTTCATTAACGCTTCTAAGACAAGTCCAAAAAGCACGAGTCTATAAAATAATCACATATTCTTCCGCAAACATTACATGCAAGAAAGGTTTAATATTTGAATctatattcatatttatttattttattgaatttgaatTGGGATTAGGATATTGATTGTTCGTGTCATAATAGCGAATCAAGAAATAGCCTAGACGGCTCAAAATTAACATATTTATACAATTTTCATGATTAATGGAGTGGTTGTAACTTATGAAATGGCGTTTGTTTGTAAAGTAAGATAAGGCATGATGGATAACATATATGTCTAATGTGGATTTATAGAAATGTCCCCGATCCTACAAAACTCTAATTCACAATGGATAAAAAATAGTTCTATGGATGAAAAATTAGAGTTTAAAAGTCTTGATTCAGTAAAATATTTTGAGCTataattttgatcaatttttatttatataattatattttttgaaattatagaaatatgtaagaaaattataataatatatattgtatatataataattcaaaataataataatataatattattttgaaatacaatcaatcattttatattcatattcattTCAGCCAACCACTTTAATCACATGTTATATATCAGACcgttaataaataatatctgTATAGAATATGTTAAAAACTTACATTGTTATGTTATATCATTTTCGGTTTCATATTTCCTCCGATCATATTCGACCGTCTAAACTAAATCCTGTTAATAAACATTCGTTTAAATATCCTGGTAATAAAACGTGTAACATTTCAACTGAAGCACAATTCTCCAAAGCCCAGATCAGGTCATGATCCTTTTTTTCATTTTCCGTGTTCAAGGCGAATATGTATTTctaatgaaagaaaatggaattTGTGGCCTTCAATAGTCAATGTTTTGTCATCGAGgttaatttgtttatttaattgaattatGTGGAAGGTAAATCAACCACATTTTGTTTATAATTACATATAAGATTCCAAAGATTTAAAATTAGCACTAGCCGTGGGTAGCAAATAGGCACCATGACGTTTTCAGAATGTTTCGTCGGATCATATCTTTTTTTAGAAGTAAATTAGAATGATACTTACTTAAAAGACACGATT of the Daucus carota subsp. sativus chromosome 4, DH1 v3.0, whole genome shotgun sequence genome contains:
- the LOC108218999 gene encoding uncharacterized protein LOC108218999, producing MATNGTHLSEGDTQVSLDKIKKQLASGSGKNLLQGPLLKRSETLRKWNERWVILDPTTGKMEYKVRRNDPTVKGTINFDANSTISISPVNFHGLPKYDGCCIYIGTPQKKDYFLSAETPGAARAWVSTLQATQLVLKAHKEAVNSLSGNGSTKLGMVATVVAAANSTALESSKEIEAAMKITMRTALGAVMNKAPDSPMDDLTIMKETLRVKDEELQKLARDLRARDSIVKELAEKLSETAVAAEAAASAAHTMDHQRRIALAEVERVKEDLGKQLKSTLSKLRESDEKVMVLTKEKDQLVKQRDSANQEAHLWRSELAKARDRVVILEGAVVRAEEKVRVTIADAEARMKEATQKDEAAVNEKQELLGYVNMLQTQLQRQHEDTRQIFEEKAESCSNINSSEPLMKHVDPSEENVDKACLSVSRATSVSGESLVHPNVDQNNIQPIGDGEWSDIQATDARIADVREVSLDTEVSSLDIPVVRQQDSSHLEQDSSSYDQP